The following DNA comes from Hordeum vulgare subsp. vulgare chromosome 3H, MorexV3_pseudomolecules_assembly, whole genome shotgun sequence.
TCAAATAGCATATGCTGCTCCATCTGTTTGATTGTATTCTTTTACGGGCTGTTTGATTGATATTGGTTGACTTGATATGCATGATTAAACATTTGAAACCTTAACTAATTGTCATATGTTTAAATGGAACTGGTTGACCTCTCATTTTAATAACGTGTAACTGGAGAATGTTGTGGTCACCCGCAAAAAGAAAGAGAGGATGTTGTGGTCTTCTCACAAATAATGAACGAAATTGTAGCCTTCAAATGTTTTTGTCAGATTAAAATAAATTTGTGAATCAATCTGTGATTGGATGGTTAGAAAGACAACACTATCCCTTATCCATCAAAGTATAAATCTCGGACTTAACATTGATACTCACATTTTTAGCTGTGTTAGCAATAACCCCCGTTGGGGTTATTGGAAATCGATGGGATCAATCTTCTCAAGTTACAAGGACTAATGCGTAAAATTTAAAAAATCAAATGGAAACTACAAAAAAAACCATGTGATAAACTGACCCACAACTTACATGTACGTTCGCAATTGAAGATAGAATAATCATAGAGATAGGATATATATGTGTTCATATGGACGAGTATGTGTGCGTATGTGTATGTATCGTATCTTAGAAAAATGAATTATACATGAGACAATTGTCAAACCATATCCCATTAGCAGGCTATATATATTCATAGAGCAATTAAGTTACAGCTCGGATATGCATGCTCCCCACTCCGACGAAATAAGAAGAATGCGACTATAAACCCTTACAAAACCAGTTGACCTTTGAGTACTATATAGTGCTCAATAACCAAAGAAAGAAAGCCACAAGAGTCAACCACCGAAAGCCGTCCTAGCCGAATCCAGGAAGCATTTCAACGGAAGCAAGTGCAAGGTAAATCCCCAAACGAAAAACAATGGCCGCCGCAGCTTACGACATTGCCGACCAATATCACAAACTAAATTAACGTCGCTTGCTAGGGAAAAACTAGCCTTCTCCCACCGAATTACCTACGCAAGCGAAGGAGAAACGGATGAAGTTTTCCCACTAAACTAAGCGATAATAATCCCTAAGGAGGTGATAATCATCCCAACATCCTTTACGGCGAACCTCGTGCCGCCCCAGGATGGATGGATCATGGATGGACGGATGGATAGAGACGGATGCGTTCCACGAGGTACAACGACGTGCGCTGCCCGAAGGCAAGAGAACACCACGATTCACGACGACTCGGACGGCACAAAACCGCATGGCATCGCGCATCACAGCAGCTGATGACATGACAGACAGCCCACGCTCTCCGGATAAGCTCGGCGCGCCTTTTCTTCCTCCCCTCCGCGCTAATTTAATGGCTTTCTGCGTGCCCCCGCGGTTTGAGAGACTTCAACCTCAAACCACCCCGCGCCCCGGTCCACACGCCACGCGCTGCCTGAGCTGCTCCTCCCTTCCCTGTCTATCGATATCGATAAGACGGGCACGAGCAGTATATAAGCCACCTCACCTTCTAATCCTCGAGGCCACACCCGACCCTAGTGTGACCAGAACACGAGCAGGAAGCAAGCAACCAAGTTTCTGCTTGGAGCAAGGAGCGGTAGAGGTTTCGAACGAGAGATTAGTTAACCCGAGAGTTTGTTGAGCTGGAACCGTGCTGAAAGAAATGGCGACGACCAAGCTGTCCCCGCTCTCGCCCGTGCGGCCGGACGACAAGCGGCGCGCGCCGGCGGCGTCGGTGGTGCTGAAGGTGCAGGACAGCTCGGCGGCTGAGGCGTACGAGCAGTACCTGCGGCTGCCGGAGCTGTCGAGGCTGTGGAAGGGCGCGTGCTGCCCGGGCTGGACCGACGAGGGCCTGGTCAAGCCCGCGCTGCAGGCGCTTGAGATCACCTTCCGCTTCGTGTCCGTCGCGCTCTCCGACCCGCGGGGCTACGCCAGCCGCCGCGAGCTCGCGCGGCGGCTCGAGTCCCTCGCCGCGcgcgaggtggaggtggtggccgcgCTCTGCGAGGGCGACCGGGGCGCACCGCTCGCCGAGCTCAGCGCGTCCGAGGGCGTGCTCCCGCGGGAGCGGAGCGCCTCGGAGGTGTGGCAGCTGCCGGGGAGCGCCGCTGCGGTGGTGTGCCACGTCAGTGAGGCCAGCCTGCTCCCGCGCCTCGCCGCGTGGGACAAGTCCGAGACCCTGGCGGCCAAGATCAAGTACGCCATCGAGAGCCAGATGCAGGGCTGCGCCTTCTCCCTCGGCCTCGGCGAGCCCAACCTCGCCGGCAAGCCGGTGCTGGAGTACGACCGTGTCGTGCAGCCGCACGAGCTGCACGCCCTCAAGCCGAGGGTGGCGCCGGAGCCCAAGACCGGCTACCGCAACAGGGAGAACGAGGCGCTCTTCACCATCCACCAGATTCTTGAATCCTGGCTGTGTGCGGCGTCTCAGCTACTCACCCGCCTGAACAACCGGATCGAAGCCAAGGactgggaggcggcggcgagcgaCTGCTGGATCCTGGAGCGGATCTGGAAGCTGCTTGCCGACATCGAGGACCTGCACCTGCTCATGGACCCGGACGATTTCCTGCGGCTCAAGAGCCAGCTCGCGATACGGTCGGCGCCGGACGGCACCGACGCGTCCTTCTGCTTCCGGTCCAGAGCGCTGCTGCACGCCGCCAACGCCACGAGGGACATCAAGAAGCTGGTGCCGTGGGTGA
Coding sequences within:
- the LOC123440515 gene encoding nematode resistance protein-like HSPRO1; the encoded protein is MATTKLSPLSPVRPDDKRRAPAASVVLKVQDSSAAEAYEQYLRLPELSRLWKGACCPGWTDEGLVKPALQALEITFRFVSVALSDPRGYASRRELARRLESLAAREVEVVAALCEGDRGAPLAELSASEGVLPRERSASEVWQLPGSAAAVVCHVSEASLLPRLAAWDKSETLAAKIKYAIESQMQGCAFSLGLGEPNLAGKPVLEYDRVVQPHELHALKPRVAPEPKTGYRNRENEALFTIHQILESWLCAASQLLTRLNNRIEAKDWEAAASDCWILERIWKLLADIEDLHLLMDPDDFLRLKSQLAIRSAPDGTDASFCFRSRALLHAANATRDIKKLVPWVIGVEADPNGGPRVQEAAMRLYHGRRRGEGEDAGKIELLQAFQAVEAAVRRFFFAYRQVVAAVCGTAEASGNRPLFVPVEGTDPLSQMFLEPPYFPSLDAAKTFLADYWVQHMAAASVPSGRS